In Brevibacterium zhoupengii, the following are encoded in one genomic region:
- a CDS encoding ArsR/SmtB family transcription factor, translating into MNAERAENTARTVARAVERRDATDAEAKALASSLRIRILRLCLDEALSNREIAEATDLNPATSLHHVRMLADTGFLEAQEPRRGRRGAREIPYLATGKSWYIDVGDVTNPMIEAFTAEFTAAPYEERTMGRMAAMLTEDEVEEFRTRIAELFEEFKSRRSRSATRQWGLFIAMHPSSPMNNESSPPSTERSSESVDPEV; encoded by the coding sequence ATGAATGCTGAGCGCGCCGAGAACACAGCGCGGACCGTCGCGCGAGCCGTTGAACGCCGTGACGCCACCGATGCCGAGGCGAAGGCCTTGGCCTCGAGTCTGCGCATTCGCATCCTGCGGCTGTGCCTGGACGAGGCGCTGAGCAATCGCGAAATAGCCGAGGCGACCGACCTCAACCCCGCGACATCGCTGCACCATGTGCGGATGCTCGCCGACACAGGTTTCCTCGAGGCGCAGGAGCCGAGACGGGGTCGCCGGGGTGCCCGGGAGATCCCGTACCTCGCGACGGGCAAAAGCTGGTACATCGATGTCGGCGACGTGACGAACCCGATGATCGAGGCCTTCACCGCCGAATTCACGGCGGCTCCCTACGAGGAGCGCACGATGGGACGTATGGCCGCGATGCTCACCGAGGACGAAGTCGAGGAATTCCGAACCCGCATCGCCGAACTCTTCGAAGAGTTCAAATCCCGGCGGAGTAGATCAGCCACCAGACAATGGGGGCTCTTCATCGCCATGCACCCCAGCTCTCCGATGAACAATGAAAGCAGTCCGCCGAGCACCGAACGCAGCTCAGAGAGCGTTGACCCAGAAGTCTGA